One segment of Amycolatopsis alba DSM 44262 DNA contains the following:
- a CDS encoding aminodeoxychorismate lyase: MRVLAFLDGTLADPEAAHLRVDDLGLLRGDGVFETILVVDGRPRELRPHLERLARSAAMLDLPEPDLADWERAAQAVIDNWSGPAEIALKLVYTRGIDGDPEAKPFGFALGVEIDEKVLRARVEGVAAITLERGIEPELAERAPWLLLGAKSISYGVNMAALREAGRRGASDVIFTAANGSVFEGPTSTVVLAKDKTLYTPPATIGILPGTTQAALFRGAERAGWSVKVEPLQVSDLTEGEGLFLASSVRKLTRVHTLDGVALTDSSAIHAELAAAYESEYAIS, from the coding sequence ATGCGCGTGCTTGCCTTTCTCGACGGGACCCTGGCCGACCCCGAAGCCGCTCACCTGCGGGTAGACGATCTTGGACTGCTTCGCGGCGACGGCGTGTTCGAGACGATCCTCGTCGTCGACGGACGCCCCCGTGAGCTCCGCCCGCATCTCGAGCGGCTGGCCCGTTCCGCGGCCATGCTCGACCTGCCGGAGCCGGACCTCGCGGACTGGGAACGCGCCGCGCAGGCGGTCATCGACAACTGGTCCGGCCCCGCCGAGATCGCCCTGAAACTGGTGTACACCAGGGGAATCGACGGCGATCCGGAAGCGAAGCCGTTCGGGTTCGCGCTCGGGGTGGAGATCGACGAGAAGGTGCTGCGGGCCCGTGTCGAAGGCGTCGCGGCGATCACCCTCGAGCGCGGTATCGAGCCCGAACTCGCCGAGCGCGCGCCGTGGCTGCTGCTGGGCGCGAAGTCGATTTCGTACGGCGTCAACATGGCCGCGCTGCGTGAGGCAGGCCGCCGTGGCGCGAGCGATGTGATTTTCACCGCCGCCAACGGTTCGGTCTTCGAAGGGCCGACTTCGACGGTCGTCCTCGCGAAGGACAAGACGCTCTACACGCCGCCGGCGACCATCGGCATCCTGCCGGGGACGACGCAGGCCGCGCTGTTCCGGGGTGCCGAGCGGGCGGGCTGGTCGGTCAAGGTCGAGCCGCTTCAGGTCTCGGACCTCACCGAGGGCGAAGGGCTGTTCCTCGCCTCGTCGGTCCGCAAGCTGACCAGGGTGCACACGCTCGACGGCGTCGCGCTCACCGACTCCAGCGCCATCCATGCCGAGCTGGCCGCCGCGTACGAGAGCGAGTACGCGATCAGTTGA
- a CDS encoding biotin-dependent carboxyltransferase family protein, with the protein MRALEVVRPGPLALVQDLGRPGYAHLGVPPSGALDVPALRLANRLVGNDEGAAGVECLFGGLRLRATASCTIAVTGPAVDVEVDGRAVGSHAPVWLAEGQVVAIGAPATGLRCYLAVSGGIVVDAELGSRSRDVLSEIGPTPLKTGDVLPLGTPSLPGGADVVLPTVAPAELAVTVDPGPRAHWFADLAAGLAKTWTVTAESNRVGLRLDGSALAREDEYVEQELPSEGLLTGSIQVPPNGLPVVFLADHPTTGGYPVAAVVRRASLPALAQARPGTLLRFHSSTRVWNR; encoded by the coding sequence ATGAGGGCGCTCGAAGTGGTCCGGCCTGGCCCGTTGGCGCTGGTCCAGGACCTCGGCAGGCCCGGCTACGCGCATCTCGGCGTCCCGCCGTCCGGTGCGCTGGACGTCCCGGCGCTGCGACTGGCGAACCGGCTCGTCGGCAACGACGAGGGCGCCGCGGGCGTCGAGTGCCTATTCGGCGGGCTGCGGCTGCGCGCGACGGCGTCCTGCACGATCGCGGTGACCGGCCCGGCCGTCGACGTGGAGGTCGACGGGCGCGCCGTCGGCTCGCACGCTCCGGTGTGGCTGGCCGAGGGCCAGGTCGTGGCGATCGGCGCGCCCGCCACCGGATTGCGGTGCTACCTGGCGGTTTCCGGCGGGATCGTGGTGGACGCCGAACTCGGCAGCCGGTCGCGGGACGTCCTTTCGGAGATCGGGCCCACGCCGCTGAAGACGGGCGACGTCCTCCCGCTCGGCACACCGTCCTTGCCCGGAGGCGCCGACGTCGTGCTGCCCACGGTCGCTCCGGCGGAGCTGGCCGTGACTGTCGACCCTGGACCGCGGGCGCACTGGTTCGCGGACCTGGCGGCCGGGCTCGCGAAGACGTGGACGGTGACGGCGGAGTCCAACCGCGTCGGGCTCCGGCTCGACGGCTCCGCGTTGGCTCGCGAGGACGAGTACGTCGAGCAGGAGCTACCGAGCGAAGGCCTGCTGACCGGATCCATCCAGGTTCCGCCGAACGGGTTGCCGGTCGTTTTCCTGGCGGATCATCCGACTACCGGTGGTTATCCGGTGGCGGCGGTGGTGAGACGGGCGTCACTCCCGGCACTCGCGCAGGCCCGTCCCGGAACCCTTCTCCGCTTTCACTCGTCCACGAGAGTGTGGAACAGGTAA
- a CDS encoding asparaginase, producing the protein MTNPVLVEVVRSGFVESTHRGALVITAPDGSVRFSAGDIERPVYPRSSNKPLQAVGMLRAGLTIDDEDLALGCGSHNGEPGHVEGALSMLSRADLTEDALACPPAFPLHEPSMLAVAASGKRRAAMNCSGKHAAMLTTCAQLGWPTEDYAAATHPLQKVIQATIADLTGETIETVGVDGCGAPLFAFSLTGLARSFGRLVTAMGGPDRRVADAVRAYPWQVAGTGREDTVLMRGVDGLLSKGGAEGVHAFALPDGTALALKIDDGNARARIPLLLATLRHLGIDPGEEAGDLARNAVLGGGKPVGELRVVAGLFG; encoded by the coding sequence GTGACGAATCCCGTCCTGGTCGAGGTCGTCCGCTCCGGTTTCGTGGAGAGCACGCACCGCGGCGCGCTCGTGATCACCGCCCCGGACGGATCGGTGCGGTTCTCCGCGGGCGACATCGAGCGCCCGGTGTACCCGCGCTCGTCCAACAAGCCACTCCAAGCCGTCGGGATGCTGCGCGCCGGCCTCACCATCGACGACGAGGACCTCGCGCTGGGCTGCGGGTCGCACAACGGCGAGCCCGGCCACGTCGAGGGCGCCTTGTCGATGCTTTCCCGCGCGGACCTGACCGAGGACGCGCTGGCCTGCCCGCCCGCCTTCCCGCTGCACGAGCCGAGCATGCTGGCCGTGGCCGCGTCGGGGAAACGCCGCGCCGCCATGAACTGCTCCGGCAAACACGCCGCGATGCTCACGACCTGCGCCCAGCTCGGCTGGCCGACCGAGGACTACGCGGCCGCGACCCACCCGCTGCAGAAGGTCATCCAGGCCACCATCGCCGACCTCACCGGCGAGACGATCGAGACCGTCGGCGTCGACGGCTGCGGCGCCCCGCTGTTCGCGTTCTCCCTCACCGGCCTCGCTCGTTCCTTCGGAAGGCTGGTCACCGCGATGGGCGGCCCGGACCGCCGGGTCGCGGACGCCGTCCGCGCGTATCCGTGGCAGGTCGCGGGCACCGGCCGCGAAGACACCGTGCTGATGCGCGGCGTGGACGGCCTGCTCTCGAAGGGCGGCGCCGAGGGAGTGCACGCGTTCGCCCTCCCGGACGGCACCGCGCTGGCGCTGAAAATCGACGACGGCAACGCCAGGGCACGGATCCCGCTGCTGCTCGCGACCCTGCGCCACCTCGGCATCGACCCTGGCGAGGAGGCAGGCGACCTCGCTCGCAACGCGGTCTTGGGCGGTGGGAAGCCGGTCGGCGAGCTGAGGGTCGTCGCCGGTCTCTTCGGCTAG
- a CDS encoding DUF3073 domain-containing protein — MGRGRAKAKQTKVARELKYSSHETDFDALQRELSSSSSDYGHEDDKRDDDDPYDGYDEYRR, encoded by the coding sequence ATGGGGCGCGGCCGGGCTAAGGCCAAGCAGACGAAGGTGGCGCGCGAGCTCAAGTACAGCTCGCACGAAACCGACTTCGATGCTTTGCAGCGCGAGCTGTCCAGTAGTTCCTCGGATTACGGGCACGAGGACGACAAGCGGGATGACGACGACCCGTACGACGGGTACGACGAATACCGCCGCTGA
- the pxpB gene encoding 5-oxoprolinase subunit PxpB has protein sequence MRWRAYGEHAALLDCDSLTQTIAAHATISSARPSGITELVPGARSLLVVETPGSGALAAVRELLSDADLEHPPEGEAREITLDVTYDGEDLELVARDAGVSAEDVVRLHTGTVYTVAFTGFAPGFGYLTGLPGPLRQPRLPSPRTRVPPGSVGIAGEFTGVYPRVSPGGWRLIGHTRTVLFDSRADPPALLAPGDRVRFRSAR, from the coding sequence GATTCCCTGACCCAGACGATCGCGGCGCACGCCACGATCTCGTCCGCGCGCCCGTCCGGGATCACCGAACTCGTCCCCGGCGCCCGCAGCCTGCTCGTGGTGGAAACCCCTGGCTCGGGCGCCCTCGCCGCCGTCCGTGAGCTCCTCTCCGACGCGGATCTCGAACATCCGCCGGAAGGCGAAGCCCGCGAAATCACCCTCGACGTCACCTACGACGGCGAAGACCTCGAACTCGTCGCGCGGGACGCGGGAGTGTCCGCCGAGGACGTCGTCCGGCTGCACACCGGCACCGTCTACACCGTGGCCTTCACCGGCTTCGCGCCCGGTTTCGGTTACCTGACCGGACTTCCCGGACCACTCCGGCAGCCGCGGCTGCCGTCTCCGCGCACCCGTGTGCCGCCGGGTTCGGTCGGGATCGCGGGCGAGTTCACCGGGGTGTACCCGCGGGTCTCGCCCGGCGGCTGGCGGCTGATCGGCCACACCCGGACCGTCCTGTTCGATTCACGCGCCGATCCGCCCGCGCTGCTGGCGCCCGGCGACCGGGTGCGGTTCCGGAGTGCCCGATGA
- a CDS encoding YgfZ/GcvT domain-containing protein, whose protein sequence is MPYRSPLLDLPGPIAAPDGHPEEGVPWHWGDPFAEQRTAARGAVVIDRSHREILAVTGEERLSWLHLVISQHVTGLAEGTGTEALVLDSQGRVDTHMVVAHSDGTVFLDSDRGAVASSALPSGGKQTLLEYLEAMKFWSKVDIRDASAELALLTVLGPDADRVLASVDVSLDSDAYSVAPIPGGFARRMPWPGRHSVDLAVPRAELADWWRRLTDAGARPAGSWTFDALRVESLRPRLGIDTDERTIPHEVNWVDSAAHVAKGCYRGQETVAKVHNVGRPPRYMALLHLDGSPEITPETGDPVVLGERTVGRVGSVVQHHELGPIALALVKRSTRPGAELLVGAEDRVVQAAIDPDSVPGEAPAPGREAAQRLRG, encoded by the coding sequence ATGCCCTACCGCTCCCCCTTGCTCGACCTTCCCGGACCGATCGCGGCACCCGACGGGCATCCGGAGGAGGGTGTCCCGTGGCATTGGGGAGACCCGTTCGCCGAGCAACGGACCGCGGCGCGCGGCGCGGTCGTGATCGACCGTTCGCACCGCGAGATCCTGGCCGTGACCGGGGAAGAACGGTTGTCCTGGCTGCATTTGGTGATCTCGCAGCACGTCACCGGGCTCGCCGAGGGCACCGGCACCGAGGCGCTCGTGCTGGACAGCCAAGGCCGCGTCGACACCCACATGGTCGTCGCGCACTCGGACGGCACGGTTTTCCTGGACAGCGACAGGGGCGCGGTGGCGTCCAGCGCGTTGCCGTCCGGCGGCAAGCAGACTCTGCTCGAATACCTCGAAGCGATGAAGTTCTGGTCCAAAGTGGACATCCGCGATGCCTCTGCCGAACTGGCGTTGCTGACCGTCCTCGGCCCCGACGCGGACCGGGTGCTGGCCTCCGTGGATGTCTCGCTCGACTCGGACGCGTACTCCGTCGCGCCGATCCCCGGCGGTTTCGCGCGGCGGATGCCGTGGCCGGGACGGCACAGCGTCGACCTCGCCGTGCCCCGCGCCGAACTCGCCGACTGGTGGCGCCGCCTGACCGACGCCGGCGCGCGCCCGGCGGGCAGCTGGACGTTCGACGCGCTGCGGGTCGAGTCGCTGCGGCCGCGGCTGGGAATCGACACCGACGAGCGCACGATCCCGCACGAGGTGAACTGGGTCGACTCCGCCGCGCACGTGGCGAAGGGCTGCTACCGCGGGCAGGAGACCGTCGCGAAGGTCCACAACGTCGGGCGGCCGCCGCGGTACATGGCGCTGCTGCATCTGGACGGTTCGCCGGAGATCACCCCGGAAACCGGTGACCCGGTGGTTCTCGGCGAGCGGACCGTCGGGCGCGTCGGGAGCGTGGTGCAGCATCACGAGCTGGGGCCGATCGCGCTGGCACTGGTCAAACGCTCGACGCGGCCGGGAGCCGAACTGCTGGTCGGCGCCGAGGACCGGGTCGTGCAGGCGGCCATCGATCCGGACTCGGTGCCGGGCGAGGCCCCCGCTCCGGGCCGGGAGGCCGCCCAGCGGCTGCGGGGCTGA